Below is a window of Acidobacteriota bacterium DNA.
AACGTAGTTGTACTTGGCAATCGTCACAGCACCGTCGAGGATCTCGGTGACCCGATCGAGGGAGTCATAGATCCGATCGATCGTCCGCCCATTGGGGTAGATCGTCTGGGTGCTGTTTCCGACCGCATCGACTTCTCTAGCGGTGACCTGACCGTTTTGGTCGTCCTGGAGCACGCGAGAGAGCGAGTCGTAGGTGCGACCGACGAATGAGTCGTCGTCCTGCCCGGTCACGAGGCGACCAAGACCGTCATACTGTGTCTGTTCGAAGGATGTCGCACCGGAGACACCCACGCCGAGGGCCAGGACCTGCATCTGGTCGCGACGATCGTTGAGGTCATACTGGAATTCCAGATCGGTGCCGTTGGCGTCGAACAGGAAGACCCAGTTGTGGTGGGGGTCAAACTCGTACTGATGGATCGTTCCATCGTCGAACTGTTTCAGAACCCGGCGATCGAGGTTGTCATAGGTGTAACGGGTGGTGTTGCCGTTACCGTCGATCAGCCGAACCGGCCGCGAGTTGTCGTCATACTCGGTCTCGGTGAGGATGCCACCGATCACCAGGCCGCTACCGTCACCGGTATCGGTCAACACACGATCCTCGGTCAGCAGGCGACTGTGACCGTCGTAGGTTCGTCGAAGCTCGTTGCCCAGCGTGTCAAATGACAGCGTGTTGTTGTCACGTGAATCGAACTCATTCGACGCCAGGTTGCCGCTGCTATCGATCGTGACCGTGCGACGGTCCATGCCGTCATAGACGTACTCCGTCAAGAAGGTCTCGTCCGGAGCCAGGAGGTCACTCTTCGCCGTCTCGTCGATCCGGATGACGTTTGAGTTGGCGTCGTAGATGAAGACCGATTCGTTGGACTTGTCGTCGGATTGCGTCAACATCCGATTGGCGCTGTCATAGGTCACGTAGCGACTGTTGCCGTTGCCGTTGATGACCTGGGTGACCTGAGACGTATCCGAATAGATCGTCTCCTCGATCGCCTGTCCGGGCCCGATCGGCAGCTGCGTCGGCGTATCGAACCACTCCGTGATTGTCAGCGTGCGTCGATCCATGTTGTCGTAGACGTAAGTCACATCCGAGAGCCGGACGTTTCCGATATCGCCCGGGATATCGAACTCTTCTCCCTCGACGACGATTCGATCCAGATTGTCGTTAGGATCATAGATCCGGAACGTGATGTTGTTCATCGGATCGCTTTCCTGCGTCAGCCGGTCGTAGCCGTCGTACGTCATCCGGGTGACCCGTGGGTTCACGCCTTCGAGACCCTGGACACGCTCGGTGAGGTTTCGATTGGGGTCATAGTTGAACTCGGTCGTCGACTGGTCCGGCAGACCCGGCGATCGGACCTCGTGGAATAGAAGATCCCGTTCGTCGTAGAGATCCTGGGTCACGTTGCCCGGCTGGTTGCCGGTGGTTGCCTCACCGGAGAGACGCATCACGACATTGCGATTCCCGTCGTACTGATAGTCCTCGGTCACGAAGCCGTTGCCCGGCGCCGGCGCAGGACAGAACGGCTGATGCGGCAGACCGGGGATTGGTGCGTTGAAGAAGTACTCGTCGCACGTACGGGTCATGTAGTTGAGGATGTCGTACTCGTAGACCGTGGTGTCGAACGCGTTGGGGCGAACCGCCCCCGTCTCGTCGACGTTCAGTCGGTCGATACGGACGACGTTGTCGTTGGGGTCGTAGTACGTGAAGGTGTCGTAGCGGGTCCCCGCCGGCTGCGGTTCGCGGGACTGTTCGAGAACCTGCTGATCCAGCTCGTTGTAGACATAGAGCGAATCGTTCCCACGGGGATCGATCTTGCGGATCATTCGACCCAGGATGTCGTATTCGTAGGTCGTGGTCAGGTTGAAACCACCGTCGTCGATGATCTCACTTTCCCGATAGCCCTCTTGCGGGCCGACGGGGTAGTAGGTGAACACATCCTGACGGGTGAATCCGCTCCCGTTGTCCGGCCACAGGTGCCCGGTCCTCTGCCCGAAGCCGTTATAGCTGAAGCTGTGCTGGACGGACAGAATGCGGTCCTGGGTGAAGAGACGATTGCCGTTGGGATCGTACCCATGGGTCATGACGTTACCGCGACCATCCATGTGCTCCGTGACGAAGTCCGTTCCGTTGCCGCCACCGGCGAAATCGTCATACAGCCAGTTCTCGCTGATCAGCGGCTGCGCGCCACCGAGCGGCCCCGGGTTCTCGATTCGATTCAACAGGTTGCCCTGTGAGCGACGATCGGGGTTGGCGGCGTCGTAGAGATACTGCACGTCGTTCTGATTCGGGTAGGTGACCTTGACCACCTGCGATTCGTTGTCGTAGTCCCAGCGTGTCTCGAAGATGGGCGGGTCCGCGGGGCGAATCTGGGGACCCGGTCGGTTCAGAATATCGGTGGTCTGCGCGAAGGGGATCGCCTGCCCGGTGTACTCGTGCAACATCACCATCCGACTCTGCACGTCGAAGAACGACTCGATGACGTTTCCGTTGCGGTCGTTCTCAATCGTCCGCAGGACGGCGAAGTTATTCGCCGGATTCGGAACCACGGGTAGGTAGAAGTACTCGAAACGCTCACCCGGATTGCCGAGACGCTGGCTAACGACGTGATCGAACTCGACGTCGAGGGGGTTGACCGTGGGTGCATAGGTGTTCTCGATGAATATCTGCCCCTTGGGGTCGGTGATCGTCAGTAGATTGTGATTCAACTGGGGATCGGGTAGGCCCTTGGAGTACGTGTAGGTCGTGGTCTTTCCGGCAGGAAAGTCGTTGCCATTTGGCGTGCCGAGCACCTTCGGGGTCGTCACCGATTTCAGGTCGCCGAAGGACCCCTCGGGCGTCAAACCGTCGTAGTAATCGTAGACCACCTGACGGCCGGCGAAATCCGTCACGGAGTCGATGAAGCCGTTGATGTTGTAGGCAATGAAAATATTGCGACCGAGCGTGTCGGTGATCGTGTCCAACCGACCCAGCCCGTCGTACACGAAGGCCAGCGAATTGCCATTGCGATCGACGATCGTGTCGATCTTGCCCTGCTCGGGGCTATTGTCGAACGCGTTGAAGTTCCAGGTACCGAGGTCCGGAAACGTCAGCGTGTACGTGCCGTCGTTGTTCTCCACGAAGGTGCGGAAGTACTCGCGGGTCTCCCACGTGCCGCCACCGGTCGGAGTGTAGGTGTCGACCCGCGTGTTGCCGTCATGGAGCACGAGATCGAATCCGGGAATTCCGCACTGGATGCCGTCGCGCGTCATGCCGGCGGTGTTGATTCCCAGGGTGCCCTCGCGATTGAGGTTCTTGGCAGAGATCAGGTAGGCGTTGAAATCGCCGACCGCAGGAACGACACCGTCGATCGTCATCTGGTCGATGCTGTCGACCTCGGCGAAGACGGTTCCAGTCACGAAGTCGCTGCTGAGAGGCGCTCGCAACGTGCAGTAACGAAGATCCGGAATCGCGCCACCGGGATTGGTCGGCTGCTGCCAGTGCATGGTGTCGGGGTCGTCGAACATCAGGTCCAGCACTTCGGACGGACCGACGTTCGGCGCCTCGATATAGATGTTGTACGAGTGGTCCCAGTTGATGCCGTTGGGGCTATCGGGTCCGATGCGCGAGCGGTACTTGCGCGCCCAGGTGAAGTCCAGGCCTCGACCCTCGATCGTCAGATCGGTTTCGGAGTGATGGAACTCTCCGGAGAACAGGTAGGTCGAGCCACCCCCGGAGACTCCCCCGCCACAGGTCGGTGGCTGAGAGCCGCAGGTCAGGTCGTCGGTCTCTGGTGAGCCAGCGACCGGATCCTCACAGGGCTTGCAACCCGGCTCCTGGAGCTGGGGCGTCTGGGCCACGGTGGCACCCGCGAATAGAAGCAGACCGACCAGAAGAGCCGGCAAATAGATACGTCGTGACATTCGTTCCTCCTCGCCCGTTCTCGGGGCTCCACCGGGTCTAGACCCGGCCGGGAGGTCGTTTCACGGCCTGCGGGCAAAAAAAAGGGGTGGGCTGGATCGCCCACCCCATCCGTCGTTTTTCTCTAAACCGGCTCAGGGGCAGCTGCCGCTGAGGTCCTTCGTCGTGGCGCCACAGGCTCCCGACGGGTCGATCCCATTCCGCTCCCCGGCGGTGGCCAGACCCCACGGACTCTCCGTGCCGGAGCCGTCGCTCCCGATGACCAGATAGAACAGGTTGCCGGAGGGCACACCGTTCCAGGTGTAGCTGCCGTTGCCGATGTCGCACTGGTTTCCGGAGAGTGCCAACGTCGTCAGGTTGGCCAGATCTCCGTAGATCAGGTTGTACTGGGTGGCACCACAGCCGGCATCCCAACTGATGCCGATCTGATCACCGCCGACGGTCTCACGCTCGCCAAGCAACGCGGCGGTCCCTCCGGCGCCATCGGCGGCCGGCGCGGGCCCACTGCTGGTGGAGCAGGGATTGAGGACGTCGGAACGGAACTCGACGTTGTCCACCGAATACCAACGGTCATCGTTGGCATTCTGCCGTTGCTCCGTTCGAACTCTCCGCAGCGATGGGAGCCCGGCCCGCTCAGAACGGTCCAGGCGGCGAAGGTCGCCGGACCCTCTCCATGACGTCCCCGGCGACGTTGGGCCCGCCGTGAGACTCCGTGTCGCGATGCCGCATAATCATCGAGGGCAGGTTTGCCCTGCCAGATAGATGGCACCCACCTGCCCCGCAGATTACATCCGCCGGAACCGGACATCGTCGCTGCTGGCGTCGGACTGGATCCGCAGGGTCAGCGGCTGTCCCCCATCGGTCGACGGCGCAATGAGAGGCTGGGAATCGATCCCTTCCACCAGCACGTCGGCAGGGAGGATCACCTCGGCGCCGGCCATCGGCGCACTGATCACGATGTCGGAGTCCTGTTTCCAGTCACCACGGAGGTCGAGGACTCCGCCGGCCATCCGAATGTTAAAATTCAGCCGGGACGGGCTGGCGTTGCCGATCCGACTGAACTCGCCACCGGCCATGGAGAGATCGAGGTCCAGCGAGCCAATCGGCTCCTTCAAGGGCTCACTCACTCTTAAAGAGACGCCCGCCTTGTTGAAGGCAAAGCGGCTATCCCGTAACCACAACCCGCCCACATCCACTTCGCCACCACAGGCGGTCAGGCTGGTATCGAGTTGGATCAACACGTCCGGCGGAAGAGTCACTCGCAAGCTCGGCGAACTGGCACCGAATAGACGTGCGAGGATCGATGGCCCGCCGGCCGTACCGCCGGGACTGAGGGCGATCCGATAGGTCCAGACGCCGTCCTCATCGGTCGTCGCGGTTTGCTCGAGGGTATAGCGTCGGCTGTCGTACTCGGCATCGACACCGATGGGTTCTCCGGCGCGACCCGGTGACAGATGAAATTCCCCGCTCTGAAATTCGACGATGACCCGTGCCGGGGCTCCGGCCGGAACGGCCACGGCATCGGAACGGGTCTCCGGCGTTGCCGGTGCAGATGGCGCCGGGGGCCGCTCCCCGAACGTCTCGCTAACCGACTGTTCGTTGCCGGCCTGGCTCTTGCCGACCATGACCAACACGACGGCGACGATGGCGGCGATCAGGAGCAGCCCGGCACAGCCTCCGCAGCCCCACATGAAGAATTTCGCCCACGGTGATCGCTCGGCCATCGGTTGCCTCCAGCCAGGAATTCCGGTCTTTTTTGCCCAGGTTGCGGCCCCGTCAGGATACCCTATTGTTGTTGATACGTATGCGAGTCGCCGCAATGGGCGTGCCGACTTGTGAACCTCCGTGGGGGTAGAATCGTGGCAAGCAACAAGTGGGCGCGGGAAGGGTTTAACTGGGGACCCGGCCTCTTCATCATCGGATACCACGTCGGACTGGCCATCGGGCTACCACTCTATTTCGCCAGTCATCGACCCGCGCTCGGTGTCGTCGTCTCTTCGATCGTCATTCTCATCCTTTCCGAGATCGGCATCGGCGCGGCGTACCACCGTTTCTATTCCCATCGCTGCTTCAAGCTGAACCGCGTCGCCGAGGCGGCCCTACTCTTTCTCGGGACCGTCGCGACCCAGGGCAGCGTGCTTCGCTGGTCCTGCGACCATCGGAATCATCACGCCCACGTCGATACGGACCTGGATCCGTACTCGATCAATAAGGGCTTCTTCTTCGCTCACATGGGCTGGCTGTTCGAGAAGAGCAAGCCGATTGACGAACGGATCGTTCAGGATCTGATGAAGAACCCGTTGGTGCGCTTTCAGCATCGCCATGCGAACGCCCTCAGCATCGGCAGCAACGCCGGGCTGTGGCTCCTCTTCGGCTGGCTGTTCAACGACTTCCTCGGTGCCTTCGTCCTCCTCTGGTGGACCCGATTGGCGCTCTCCCATCATCTGACGTGGTTCATCAACTCCCTGGCGCATACCTGGGGCAGCAAGACCTACTCGCGGGAGCACACGGCCGTCGATAATTTCGTCGTCGCCATGCTCACCGTCGGCGAGGGCTACCACAACTACCATCACACCTTCCCCTCGGACTATCGCAACGGTGTGAAGTGGTTCCACTTCGACCCCACTAAATGGACGATCTTCCTTCTCTCGAAGGTCGGGCTGGCCTCTGGACTCAAGCGCTACGACGAGCATCGGATCAAGAACCGACTGCTGGACGAGGATCATCGACGGGTCATCGAGCAGCTGAAGGCCTCGGCCCAACGGACCCGCGAAGAGCTCGGGCAGCGCGCCGATGAACTGGCCGCCCGAATCCACGAGAAGCTGGCCCAGCTGGCTCAGCTGATGAAACAGCTGGAATCGTTGGATCGGAAGAAGGCCTACCAGGACCGGCGGCGGCAAATACAGGCCCAGCTCCGCGAACTCAAGCAGAGTATGCGGCGGGATTGGAAGGACTGGTATCGGCTCTGCGACTCGGTCCTGGCCGACGCGCCTGCCTGATCCGCCTCCCGACTCGACAGGCTATGACACAGTCCGACGTTGCCAACGGGCAAATCCGTCGTAGACTCTCCGTGACATCCGGAGTGGTCTGCGAATAGCGGACCCGGCAACCTGGGACGGACAACCCGAGGTGCCTTCCCGGTCGATCATGGGGATCGATTCGGGAGATGTGGCCTGGACCTCTCGTGGGTCGAGGCAACAAACTGTCCAACGCGCGGGAGCGCGGCAACCGGGTGTCTTCTTCCATGGAGGAGAAGACATATGAGTACCCCCAACCACCCCAATCACCATCTCTGGCGGAACGGCCGTCTGTGGTGGATCGCGTTCACGATTCATAGGCAGAACTGGACCAAGGAACGGATTCGCTGCTCCCTGGGCACGGCCGAGGTCGAGGAAGCCCGCCGCCGACGGGACCGTGTGTTGGCACGGATCGCCGAGTGCACCGACTGCGAGCTGTCGCTGCGATTCGTCGCACCGGCGACCGACGACGGCCGTGTACACTTCTCGAATGATCGAAGACGGCGGGGATCCAAGACTTCCGATCCGGGGACGGGGCAGCGGCGACAACCCCGCGAATCGGTTTACGACGCAGGAGATTCGTCTCGACGAGTCGCCGGATAGGGTCAAGACCACCTTCCTGGAGGATGCGTCGCGGTCCATCGTGTCGTTCAACGACAGCCCGGACCTCCCGTTCTGTGCGTCGCTGAACCCCTATCGAGGATGCGAACACGGTTGCGCCTATTGTTATGCACGGCCGACCCACGAGTTCCTGGAGATGTCCGCCGGGCTCGACTTCGAGACGAAGATCTTCGTCAAGAGTCGAGCTGCGGAACTCCTGGAGCAGAAGCTCGGGGGAAGCAGCTGGCAGCCCCAGCTTCTGGCCCTGAGCGGTGTCACCGACCCGTATCAGCCGATCGAACGAAAATTGGAGATCACACGTCGCTGCCTGGAGGTGTTGGTTCGTTTCCGGAACCCCGTCGGCATCATCACCAAGAACGAAATGGTCACGCGCGATACGGATCATCTGCGGACACTGGCGGGATTCGACGCCGCCCGCGTGTTCCTCTCCATCACAACCCTCGACGACGAACTGGCCGGCAAGTTGGAACCACGCTGCTCGCGCCCGCAGCGACGGCTGCAGGCGATTCGCGAGTTGACCGCCGCGGGAGTCCCGTGTGGCGTGATGGTCGCGCCGGTCATCCCCGGTCTCAACGACCACGAGATCCCGAAGATCCTGCAGGCCGCCGCCGAAGCGGGTGCCGACACGGCCGGTTACATCCTTCTGCGTTTGCCGGGGGCCGTCGAGGGGCTCTTCACGGAATGGCTACGTCAGCATGTTCCCACGCAGGAGAGCAAGGTGTTACATCGACTCGCCTCGATGCGTGGCGGCAAGCTGCAGGACAGCCGCTTCGGGCATCGGATGCGGGGAACCGGTGTCGTGGCCGATCAGATCCGACGTCTATTCGATATTGCGCGCCGTCGACACGGGCTGGACAAATCTGCGCTCAAACTCTCGACCGCGTCGTTTAGACGACCGGGCGATTCCGGACGTCTCTTCGAACTCTGACTGCTACGGCGTCACGTCGATACGCGGCGGGCCGGCGACGCATTCGCCGATGCGGGCCGCGGAGCCACCTTCCGCCTCGATCGCAGCGATGAAGACCGGCACGTTCTTCTCGGGCAGGCTGATCAACAGACCACCGGAGGTCTGGGGGTCGAACAGTGCCGCACGACGGGCCGCGTCGATCGACGCGTCGATCGTCAGCGAGTCGCCGACACTCTCCTCGTTGGGTTCGGTCGACGCCGTGGTGACGCCATCCGCCACCAGTTGCAGGAATCCATCGTGGAGTGGCAACGACCCCAGGTTAAGCCTGGCACCCACACCGGAACTGCGACAGATCCCCAACAGGTGGCGCGCAAGACCGAAGCCGGTGACATCCGTGCACGCACGACCTTCGTTCGCCAGCGCCAGTCGCGATGCGACTCGGTTGGTCTGCTCCATCAGATGCAACGCCGGCTCCAGCGCATCGTCGTCGATCCGCTGCTTGCGGTAGGCGTTGATCAGAACCCCGGTTCCCAACGGCTTCGTCAAGAGCAGAGAGTCCCCGGGTTTCGCATCGGCCAACGTCAGGACTCGACCCTTGTCGATGACGCCGGTCACGGCCAACCCGTACTTGAGGTCGTCATCGGCCACCGTGTGGCCCCCGATAATCGCGGCGCCTTCGTCGCGAACCGTCTCCGCCCCACCCGCGATGATCTCGCCAAGCATCTCGGTCGGGACCCGCGAGGGGAAACAGCAGATATTCAGGGCGAACAGCGGGCGTCCACCCATGGCGTAGATATCCGAGATCGAGTTGGCGGCCGCGACACGTCCGAACCGTCGGGGGTCATCGCAGACCGGGGTGATGAAATCGGTGGTCGCCACCCACGACTGGCCGTCGTGCAGAAACACTCCTGCATCGTCGCCGGTCTCCGGACCGACGATGACGCGACGATCGTCACCGAGCACGGCTTTTAGCGTGCCCACAATCTCCGCCAGGTCCCCCGGACCGGTCTTGGCCGCTCAGCCGCCGGAGGCGGCGCACTCGGTCAGGCGGATGCCAGTTCTTCGAAACCAACCCATGGATGGCATCTTACCCCGTGGCGAGGGATCAGCGATCGTCGGGGGACGGATCCCGCGGCGAGGACCGCTCGCGGGCGTTTTGCATCACCTTCTCCGCTTCCGCGACGATCCGGAGAATGCGGGCAAGATTGATGTAGGCCTCTGCACAGTGGGGGTCGGTCGAGATCGCCTTGCGGTAGGCGTCGCAGGCCTCCTCGCCGAGGCCCCGCTCCTCGAGAATGACGCCGAGATTGAAGAACGCGATGGCGTGAGGCCCACGACTCAGGGCGGCCCGGAACTGCTGCTCCGCCTCTTCCAGTCTCGCGCCGATGACGAAGAGGCGGCCGAGATTGATCCGGGAGTCGAAGTGGTCAGGCTCGAGCTCGATGGCGCGAAGATAGGCCTGCTGCGCCTCGTCCACGGCCTGATCTTCCAGTTCGCAACCGATCTCGTACCAGTCTTCGGCGGTCAACTCCTCCGGCAGCGGGACGTGGAACGGCGTCGTCGATGGTTCTACGGGTTTGTCTACGGTCGGTAGGTCGAAGTCGAATACGGTCTGGCCGGTCTCGGCGTCCCAGGCATGCCCACCGTCCCTGACGACCACTCGCTTCCCCCGCACGCTCATCGGTAGGGCGGTCAGCGGTTTCTCGGCCGGGAGGGTCTCACGCAATCGCCGAAGGGCACGACGGACGACCGCCGCCGAGACGCATTGAAGACGGAGATCCCTGGCGGTTCGCAGCAAGACGAGATCCTGGAACGACAGCCGATCGTCCTGCTGAGTTCCCGACGCGGCATCGAGCAGTCCGGCACGGATGTACGAACGAACCTCGCGCTCAGCCAGACCGAGTAGACGCGCCGCGTCCCTTGCCGTGTATCCGCTCATCCCTCAATCGTTGCGGGGTCGAAGATCCGCAAGCATCTGATCGACCGTCCGGCGGTAGGTCTCGCGAAATTGGTCATCGCCTAGACCAAGACGCCCCGTGCGGAACAGCGTAATCAGACCATGCACGGTCGACCATACCCGGATCGCGACCTCGATGGGATCGGAGGGGCCGAACGTGCCGTCATGGATGCAGTGGGTTACCTGCTCGATGGCGTGTCGGAAGATCCGCCGATCGTGGCGTTGGAGTTCTTCCGAGATCG
It encodes the following:
- a CDS encoding DUF6531 domain-containing protein, with the protein product MSRRIYLPALLVGLLLFAGATVAQTPQLQEPGCKPCEDPVAGSPETDDLTCGSQPPTCGGGVSGGGSTYLFSGEFHHSETDLTIEGRGLDFTWARKYRSRIGPDSPNGINWDHSYNIYIEAPNVGPSEVLDLMFDDPDTMHWQQPTNPGGAIPDLRYCTLRAPLSSDFVTGTVFAEVDSIDQMTIDGVVPAVGDFNAYLISAKNLNREGTLGINTAGMTRDGIQCGIPGFDLVLHDGNTRVDTYTPTGGGTWETREYFRTFVENNDGTYTLTFPDLGTWNFNAFDNSPEQGKIDTIVDRNGNSLAFVYDGLGRLDTITDTLGRNIFIAYNINGFIDSVTDFAGRQVVYDYYDGLTPEGSFGDLKSVTTPKVLGTPNGNDFPAGKTTTYTYSKGLPDPQLNHNLLTITDPKGQIFIENTYAPTVNPLDVEFDHVVSQRLGNPGERFEYFYLPVVPNPANNFAVLRTIENDRNGNVIESFFDVQSRMVMLHEYTGQAIPFAQTTDILNRPGPQIRPADPPIFETRWDYDNESQVVKVTYPNQNDVQYLYDAANPDRRSQGNLLNRIENPGPLGGAQPLISENWLYDDFAGGGNGTDFVTEHMDGRGNVMTHGYDPNGNRLFTQDRILSVQHSFSYNGFGQRTGHLWPDNGSGFTRQDVFTYYPVGPQEGYRESEIIDDGGFNLTTTYEYDILGRMIRKIDPRGNDSLYVYNELDQQVLEQSREPQPAGTRYDTFTYYDPNDNVVRIDRLNVDETGAVRPNAFDTTVYEYDILNYMTRTCDEYFFNAPIPGLPHQPFCPAPAPGNGFVTEDYQYDGNRNVVMRLSGEATTGNQPGNVTQDLYDERDLLFHEVRSPGLPDQSTTEFNYDPNRNLTERVQGLEGVNPRVTRMTYDGYDRLTQESDPMNNITFRIYDPNDNLDRIVVEGEEFDIPGDIGNVRLSDVTYVYDNMDRRTLTITEWFDTPTQLPIGPGQAIEETIYSDTSQVTQVINGNGNSRYVTYDSANRMLTQSDDKSNESVFIYDANSNVIRIDETAKSDLLAPDETFLTEYVYDGMDRRTVTIDSSGNLASNEFDSRDNNTLSFDTLGNELRRTYDGHSRLLTEDRVLTDTGDGSGLVIGGILTETEYDDNSRPVRLIDGNGNTTRYTYDNLDRRVLKQFDDGTIHQYEFDPHHNWVFLFDANGTDLEFQYDLNDRRDQMQVLALGVGVSGATSFEQTQYDGLGRLVTGQDDDSFVGRTYDSLSRVLQDDQNGQVTAREVDAVGNSTQTIYPNGRTIDRIYDSLDRVTEILDGAVTIAKYNYVGPDRVTEKSYGNGMTTRFEYDGIQGVANPVGDFGTKRITRVDHFDGGGTTVDNREYRWDPMYNKKQATDLSGAGPQLTIDYEYDSVYRMRREVRTDAGAVIVGDVGYTYDDVGNRTNVIGGLFPGLYLMNAVDAPVNQYTQTSFDVRLYDPNGNLRDTDGLGPILHQYDVRNQFVQGQVSAVGVVTASYDILGRRIRTVDSAGTATRYFYDGWNVIEEQDGIGVTQATYVFGGAPDEIVEMDRGAQFFFHSDDLGSVRAITDNLANVIERYEYTDFGEPTFFDPFYNLMGGSTIANPYLFNGRRWDEETGWNYYRSRYMDPRAGRFTTRDPIGIWGDRAEMGNGFTYVGNNPGTYVDPWGLFKCVAKKVKDSTDTERIHWGSTWRKYLYAWGGVNASDSGFSMTVSGSAGVYWGWYSADNDKIKPKACVTCECVDPGKCRITVSAKSGSVWNREKGVISLAAGASVTYRGDGDEVDVDFTAGAANQGGDAVGAGVGPVSAGISFPSSSMSGKVSLGSAKWRCVKQ
- a CDS encoding fatty acid desaturase, producing MASNKWAREGFNWGPGLFIIGYHVGLAIGLPLYFASHRPALGVVVSSIVILILSEIGIGAAYHRFYSHRCFKLNRVAEAALLFLGTVATQGSVLRWSCDHRNHHAHVDTDLDPYSINKGFFFAHMGWLFEKSKPIDERIVQDLMKNPLVRFQHRHANALSIGSNAGLWLLFGWLFNDFLGAFVLLWWTRLALSHHLTWFINSLAHTWGSKTYSREHTAVDNFVVAMLTVGEGYHNYHHTFPSDYRNGVKWFHFDPTKWTIFLLSKVGLASGLKRYDEHRIKNRLLDEDHRRVIEQLKASAQRTREELGQRADELAARIHEKLAQLAQLMKQLESLDRKKAYQDRRRQIQAQLRELKQSMRRDWKDWYRLCDSVLADAPA
- a CDS encoding PA0069 family radical SAM protein, which encodes MIEDGGDPRLPIRGRGSGDNPANRFTTQEIRLDESPDRVKTTFLEDASRSIVSFNDSPDLPFCASLNPYRGCEHGCAYCYARPTHEFLEMSAGLDFETKIFVKSRAAELLEQKLGGSSWQPQLLALSGVTDPYQPIERKLEITRRCLEVLVRFRNPVGIITKNEMVTRDTDHLRTLAGFDAARVFLSITTLDDELAGKLEPRCSRPQRRLQAIRELTAAGVPCGVMVAPVIPGLNDHEIPKILQAAAEAGADTAGYILLRLPGAVEGLFTEWLRQHVPTQESKVLHRLASMRGGKLQDSRFGHRMRGTGVVADQIRRLFDIARRRHGLDKSALKLSTASFRRPGDSGRLFEL
- a CDS encoding tetratricopeptide repeat protein, with the protein product MSGYTARDAARLLGLAEREVRSYIRAGLLDAASGTQQDDRLSFQDLVLLRTARDLRLQCVSAAVVRRALRRLRETLPAEKPLTALPMSVRGKRVVVRDGGHAWDAETGQTVFDFDLPTVDKPVEPSTTPFHVPLPEELTAEDWYEIGCELEDQAVDEAQQAYLRAIELEPDHFDSRINLGRLFVIGARLEEAEQQFRAALSRGPHAIAFFNLGVILEERGLGEEACDAYRKAISTDPHCAEAYINLARILRIVAEAEKVMQNARERSSPRDPSPDDR